A region from the Paenarthrobacter aurescens genome encodes:
- a CDS encoding MarR family winged helix-turn-helix transcriptional regulator — translation MSDKSERQGYWYGLESRKQMGAVDVLNALRDYRSAEADMRRRTQAAMGMGETDLMALRYLLEAERAGRDVGPKELTVRLGMTSASMTSLVDRLVRSGYVTREPHPTDRRALILKPTPGSDQEVRSTLGDMHARMMEVAETLNPEESAVVVDFLRRMRSAIDSVAP, via the coding sequence ATGAGCGACAAAAGTGAACGTCAGGGCTATTGGTACGGGCTGGAGAGCCGCAAGCAGATGGGTGCTGTGGACGTGCTGAATGCCCTCAGGGACTACCGCTCTGCTGAGGCTGACATGCGTCGGCGAACGCAGGCTGCCATGGGCATGGGGGAGACGGACCTCATGGCGCTTCGCTATCTCCTGGAAGCTGAGCGTGCGGGCAGGGATGTTGGCCCCAAGGAATTGACCGTCCGCCTGGGCATGACTTCTGCTTCCATGACGTCCCTGGTGGACCGTTTGGTCAGGTCCGGCTACGTCACCCGCGAGCCGCACCCCACTGATCGGCGCGCCCTTATTCTCAAGCCCACCCCCGGCTCGGACCAGGAAGTCCGCAGCACCCTGGGTGATATGCATGCCCGAATGATGGAAGTTGCAGAGACCTTGAATCCGGAGGAATCAGCCGTTGTGGTGGACTTCCTGAGGCGCATGCGCAGCGCGATTGACAGTGTGGCTCCGTAA
- a CDS encoding leucyl aminopeptidase — protein sequence MNHEPYKLIPERFSAVPSLDADQAELHFVDGFDQLDSIGVVVPSEGDVPASVGLHREALESAGFDAKPGTTLQLANASGTLVVAVGGGKPGSLDADGWRKAAAALVRATQRHSRIGLELSDSSSIDAERLGQVLAEGVLLARYSYDTLKSRGKQTALSEVQFLAPGLDREAAERGVATGRVKVRAATIARDLCNAPPSHLTAAGLGEVSQELGKRFGFTVEEFNKQQLIDLRCGGLLGVNAGSAQEPRMIKLSYKPEGSPTGHLGLVGKGIMYDSGGVSLKPSDPMHLLMKMDMGGAAAVLAVFTALRDLECKSAVTGFLMCTDNMPSGSAYKLGDVLTTRSGLTIEVKNTDAEGRLVMCDAMTLAVEDQVDGIVDIATLTGAALMSLGQLTAPVFGNDQPLVDRVLESGGNADEQVWQLPLERAYRPQLDSDVADISNLGGPYAGSTTAALFLAEFVGDTPWAHIDIAGTMQSDKDDAWRSKGATGFGARLLIDLALGYSAR from the coding sequence GTGAACCACGAACCTTACAAACTGATCCCGGAACGCTTCTCAGCCGTCCCGTCCCTTGATGCTGACCAAGCTGAGCTGCATTTTGTGGACGGCTTCGATCAGCTCGATTCAATAGGCGTAGTGGTCCCCTCAGAGGGTGATGTTCCCGCGTCCGTGGGTCTGCACCGGGAGGCTCTGGAAAGCGCGGGCTTCGACGCGAAACCGGGAACCACACTGCAGTTGGCCAATGCCTCAGGGACCCTGGTGGTGGCTGTGGGTGGCGGTAAACCGGGTTCACTGGACGCAGACGGTTGGCGTAAGGCTGCCGCTGCCCTGGTCCGCGCTACCCAGCGCCACTCCCGGATCGGCTTGGAGCTCTCAGATTCCTCCTCCATTGATGCCGAGCGTTTGGGGCAGGTGTTGGCTGAGGGCGTGCTGCTGGCACGCTACAGCTATGACACGCTCAAGAGCAGGGGCAAGCAGACTGCGTTGAGCGAGGTCCAGTTCCTTGCCCCGGGCCTGGACAGGGAAGCCGCGGAGCGGGGTGTGGCCACGGGCCGGGTGAAAGTCAGGGCCGCCACCATAGCCCGCGATCTGTGCAATGCCCCGCCGAGCCACCTTACGGCCGCCGGTTTGGGCGAGGTGTCCCAGGAACTTGGCAAGCGGTTCGGATTCACCGTGGAGGAGTTCAACAAGCAGCAACTCATTGACCTCCGCTGCGGAGGCCTCCTGGGCGTCAATGCCGGCAGCGCCCAGGAACCGCGAATGATCAAACTCAGCTACAAGCCCGAGGGCTCACCCACAGGCCACCTCGGTTTGGTGGGCAAGGGCATCATGTACGACTCCGGGGGCGTCAGCCTCAAACCGAGCGACCCCATGCACCTGCTCATGAAGATGGACATGGGCGGGGCGGCCGCGGTGTTGGCCGTCTTCACGGCACTCCGGGATCTTGAGTGCAAATCCGCGGTTACCGGATTCCTGATGTGCACGGACAACATGCCCTCGGGTTCGGCGTACAAGTTGGGAGACGTCCTCACCACCCGCAGCGGCCTCACCATAGAGGTGAAAAATACCGACGCCGAAGGTCGCCTGGTGATGTGCGATGCCATGACGCTGGCGGTGGAAGACCAGGTGGACGGAATTGTTGATATTGCCACCCTCACCGGTGCTGCCCTGATGTCCTTGGGTCAGCTCACCGCTCCCGTGTTCGGGAATGATCAACCCTTGGTGGACCGTGTCCTGGAGTCCGGCGGCAATGCTGATGAACAAGTGTGGCAGCTGCCCTTGGAACGGGCTTACCGCCCCCAGCTGGATTCCGATGTCGCTGACATTTCCAATCTGGGCGGGCCCTACGCCGGTTCAACCACAGCGGCGCTGTTTTTGGCCGAGTTCGTTGGGGACACTCCCTGGGCCCACATAGACATTGCCGGCACCATGCAGTCGGATAAGGACGATGCGTGGCGAAGCAAAGGGGCCACGGGATTTGGCGCCCGCCTGCTGATTGATTTGGCCTTGGGCTACTCAGCCAGGTAG
- a CDS encoding serine/threonine-protein kinase codes for MTLLERAAVRADRGAVCTDRGADSTDPTGARDIPTARRAAVAAPANTSQPAPVLGGRYRLGTQLGGGSEAYVKEALDLVTGKTVAVKIFRSTDSGGSAPFRRELDIHGRLRHRNIVRVLGSGTTVDPAEAGRHQEHRNYVVMELVGGKDLRGIMQHNQASPEQTAAWMTDVARALAHVHRRGIVHNDIKPGNILVDFATDPQGHGTAKLADFGIALKGRHGAPNSSSGTPHYLSPEEVCGGASTSASDIYSLGLVALECLTGTKAFPGPPLESMVARTLGEPRLPGTVRRRWSMVLHAMTDPRPAGRPSASQAVGMLRRLSW; via the coding sequence GTGACGCTCCTGGAACGGGCGGCTGTCCGCGCTGATCGCGGGGCCGTTTGTACTGATCGTGGGGCCGACTCCACTGATCCCACCGGTGCGAGGGACATTCCAACGGCGCGCCGCGCCGCGGTGGCGGCGCCCGCCAATACCAGCCAGCCCGCTCCGGTGCTCGGAGGCCGCTACCGGCTCGGCACCCAACTGGGTGGGGGTTCGGAAGCCTACGTCAAAGAGGCCTTGGACCTTGTTACAGGCAAAACGGTGGCAGTCAAGATTTTCAGGTCAACGGACTCCGGGGGCAGCGCCCCTTTTCGGCGCGAGCTGGATATCCACGGACGTTTACGGCACAGGAATATTGTCCGGGTTCTTGGCTCCGGCACCACCGTGGACCCGGCGGAAGCAGGCCGGCATCAGGAACACCGGAACTACGTGGTGATGGAACTGGTGGGTGGCAAGGACCTGCGCGGGATCATGCAACACAACCAGGCGTCCCCGGAACAGACCGCTGCGTGGATGACCGACGTTGCCCGGGCCTTGGCCCACGTTCACCGCAGGGGAATTGTCCACAACGACATCAAACCGGGCAACATCCTGGTGGACTTCGCTACCGACCCCCAAGGGCACGGAACAGCCAAACTGGCTGACTTCGGAATCGCCCTCAAAGGACGCCACGGCGCTCCCAATTCTTCGTCGGGCACACCCCACTACCTCAGCCCCGAGGAGGTTTGCGGCGGAGCATCCACATCCGCCAGCGATATCTACTCCTTGGGCCTGGTTGCCCTCGAATGCCTGACCGGAACCAAAGCGTTCCCAGGCCCTCCTCTTGAGTCCATGGTGGCAAGGACTCTTGGGGAACCCAGACTTCCCGGCACGGTTCGGCGGCGTTGGTCCATGGTGCTCCATGCCATGACTGATCCCCGTCCTGCCGGCAGGCCGTCTGCCAGCCAAGCCGTGGGCATGCTCCGACGCCTCAGCTGGTAG
- a CDS encoding GlsB/YeaQ/YmgE family stress response membrane protein — protein sequence MGIIGWIILGLIAGAIAKAIMPGKQGGGWLTTLLLGVVGAVLGGWIGSALFKVGINEFWSLSTWLLAIGGALLVLISWGLFTRKKA from the coding sequence ATGGGAATTATCGGTTGGATCATTTTGGGTTTGATTGCAGGCGCAATTGCAAAGGCCATCATGCCCGGTAAGCAGGGTGGCGGCTGGCTCACCACCCTCCTCCTCGGCGTTGTAGGCGCCGTTCTGGGTGGCTGGATCGGCAGTGCGCTGTTCAAGGTGGGCATCAACGAGTTCTGGTCGCTTTCCACCTGGCTGCTGGCCATTGGTGGCGCTCTGCTGGTCCTCATCAGCTGGGGCCTGTTCACGCGCAAAAAGGCGTAA
- a CDS encoding SLC13 family permease: MTDVTVTLLVLVVVIAAFVWNRLPVEVVALGAALAVYGTGIVSLDDTFAGFGSGTVVLIAALFVVAEAIDAAGVTTWLGSLLIRFSGTSRTRLMVLMMVLTALLTALISVNGAVAALLPMVVVLAVRLGRRPSELLMPMAFAAHAGSLLILTGSPVNILILNAALDTTGTGIGFFEFGLVGLPLLLGTIGLTLWLGPRLLPTRTPDALPKDLGSHGETLMSHYLGGDGLSRLSIPSGSALVGQPVACLQDEHDGGHLHLISVQGQDGKPSENSVFEQGDEIVVRGGQPTIDALAARHGLTQDDDATCGLISRSYGVAEVVVAPRSNLVGTEAYPGMVTDSGDLVVLAHHHPGEPESSGRTLITAGDRLLLQGTWSALDQHTVDHNVLLVDSPDTIRRQTVPLGPRATPALIVVGIMVILLATNLVPAPVAALLAALAMVVLRVVTVQQAHRSMAWTTLILVAGMIPLSTAITSTGTAEILAEGMVAVVGGGGPLLLLVGLFVVTAVLGQLISNTATALIIIPIALSVAQESSINPYAVLMCVSVASSAALLTPVATPANMMIMQPAGYRFGDYWKFGLAIMALYAAVAILLVPVFWPLQN, translated from the coding sequence ATGACAGACGTCACCGTCACCTTGTTGGTGCTCGTCGTGGTGATTGCTGCGTTCGTGTGGAACCGTCTGCCGGTGGAAGTGGTGGCGTTGGGGGCAGCTTTGGCCGTGTACGGCACTGGCATTGTGAGTCTGGACGATACGTTTGCCGGCTTCGGCAGCGGGACAGTGGTGTTGATCGCTGCGTTGTTCGTGGTGGCGGAGGCTATTGATGCTGCAGGCGTGACGACGTGGCTGGGGAGCCTGTTGATCAGGTTTTCCGGGACCAGCCGCACCCGCCTCATGGTGCTGATGATGGTTCTTACGGCCTTGCTGACGGCACTTATCAGCGTCAACGGTGCAGTGGCTGCGTTGCTTCCCATGGTGGTTGTTTTGGCTGTTCGGCTGGGCAGGCGTCCTTCCGAGCTGCTCATGCCCATGGCGTTCGCGGCGCATGCGGGGTCCTTGCTGATCCTGACCGGTTCCCCGGTGAATATCCTCATCCTCAATGCGGCGCTGGACACCACCGGAACCGGGATCGGTTTTTTTGAATTCGGTCTGGTGGGGCTTCCGCTGCTGTTGGGAACCATCGGGTTGACCCTTTGGTTGGGTCCGCGGCTTTTGCCCACCAGGACCCCGGATGCACTCCCCAAGGATTTGGGCTCCCATGGTGAAACGCTCATGAGCCATTACCTGGGCGGTGATGGGTTGAGCCGGCTCAGCATTCCCTCCGGTTCTGCCTTGGTGGGCCAGCCTGTTGCCTGCCTTCAGGACGAGCACGACGGCGGTCATCTCCACCTCATCAGCGTGCAGGGGCAGGACGGCAAGCCGTCCGAGAACAGCGTGTTTGAACAGGGCGATGAGATTGTGGTTCGCGGTGGCCAGCCAACGATCGACGCCTTGGCAGCCCGGCACGGCCTGACACAGGATGATGATGCCACTTGTGGACTCATCAGCAGGAGCTATGGAGTGGCCGAAGTTGTGGTTGCGCCAAGGTCAAACCTTGTTGGCACGGAGGCCTACCCGGGCATGGTGACGGACAGCGGAGATCTTGTGGTGTTGGCTCATCACCATCCGGGCGAGCCGGAGTCGTCAGGGCGGACCCTCATCACTGCCGGCGACAGGTTGCTTCTCCAAGGAACATGGTCTGCCCTGGACCAGCACACGGTAGATCACAACGTCTTGTTGGTGGACTCGCCGGACACTATCCGCAGGCAGACCGTCCCCTTGGGGCCACGCGCCACACCAGCACTGATCGTGGTGGGGATCATGGTGATCCTGTTGGCTACCAACCTCGTCCCGGCACCGGTTGCCGCACTGCTGGCCGCACTGGCCATGGTGGTTCTTCGGGTGGTTACGGTTCAGCAGGCCCACCGTTCCATGGCGTGGACCACGCTGATCCTGGTGGCCGGGATGATCCCGTTGTCCACGGCCATCACCTCAACGGGCACCGCGGAGATCCTGGCTGAGGGGATGGTGGCTGTGGTGGGAGGTGGCGGGCCTTTGTTGTTGCTGGTGGGGCTGTTCGTTGTCACCGCGGTCCTGGGGCAGCTGATCAGTAACACTGCCACAGCGTTGATCATCATTCCCATTGCCCTCTCCGTGGCCCAGGAGTCCTCCATCAATCCCTATGCCGTGCTGATGTGCGTGTCCGTGGCTTCCTCTGCTGCCTTGCTGACGCCGGTGGCAACTCCGGCCAACATGATGATCATGCAGCCGGCAGGATACCGCTTCGGCGATTACTGGAAGTTCGGGCTGGCGATCATGGCCCTCTATGCGGCCGTGGCCATTCTGCTGGTGCCCGTTTTTTGGCCGCTTCAGAATTAG
- a CDS encoding MFS transporter has product MASDHTTKEKSPPVKAASWLPLIVVVLTQIQASFAVNALTVSMQGITTDLDTAATSVGTAITAGTFSMAAFILLGAKLGARFGTRKVFQIAVAIHAAAMAGVALSLSPAMLFIAQASSGAVIALIAPALTVFIATNYKDQQQAKAIGLLAAAIPAAGVLALLIAGWFATTIGWRYSFGLMVILGAINLLLSFKLKTVPAQPLLKIDWTGSVIAAVAVILLSFGFSGLSAWGTWFATSQAPFEILGLSPAPLLILLGAIAGQVFFMWIRKRQDAKLPRIFDLRVLASSSELAVTACMAIMLFVGTAANFLIPLYMQIVQGRSSIETSFSIIPYTLSIFLASTFVAFLYDKFPPRTIAQGGFVVVAGALVLLAFTIRNDWGQLFVVLGLILLGLGQGAIVALVFNTLLSAVPRELAGDVGAWRGLVHNLSGSVGIAVASAFAVGMLSSLIATGAAEHPEVSQELIYKVNVNEADFLTNAQVEGVIGDRVSSPGELAAAIEVNEEARLRALQISLLGLSGLALLAIVPAGRMPGRMKGDLPEQLEPDDPDAIPEPDLPADRAVTAVSATPDQAPTERVKR; this is encoded by the coding sequence ATGGCCAGTGACCACACCACCAAAGAAAAATCACCACCCGTCAAGGCGGCTTCATGGCTGCCCTTGATCGTAGTGGTCCTCACCCAAATCCAGGCATCGTTCGCTGTGAACGCCTTGACGGTTTCCATGCAGGGCATCACCACCGACCTGGATACTGCAGCAACATCCGTGGGCACTGCCATCACTGCCGGAACTTTCTCGATGGCGGCTTTCATTTTGTTGGGAGCGAAGCTGGGGGCCCGGTTCGGAACGCGAAAGGTGTTCCAGATTGCCGTCGCCATTCATGCCGCCGCCATGGCAGGTGTGGCACTTAGCCTCAGTCCCGCAATGCTGTTCATTGCCCAGGCTTCTTCGGGCGCTGTTATTGCACTGATCGCACCAGCGCTCACGGTCTTCATCGCCACCAATTACAAGGACCAGCAGCAAGCCAAAGCCATTGGGCTCCTGGCGGCTGCCATTCCGGCCGCGGGCGTCCTGGCCCTGCTGATTGCCGGCTGGTTCGCAACAACCATCGGCTGGCGCTACTCGTTCGGCCTCATGGTGATCCTGGGCGCCATCAACCTGCTGTTGAGCTTCAAGCTCAAGACCGTCCCGGCACAACCTTTGCTGAAGATCGACTGGACCGGTTCAGTCATCGCCGCGGTGGCCGTTATCCTGTTGAGCTTCGGCTTCAGCGGCTTGTCCGCCTGGGGCACCTGGTTCGCAACCAGCCAGGCACCATTCGAGATCCTGGGACTCTCGCCCGCGCCGCTCCTGATCCTTCTCGGAGCGATCGCCGGCCAGGTGTTCTTCATGTGGATCCGGAAACGCCAGGACGCCAAGCTCCCCCGGATTTTTGACCTCAGGGTTCTTGCCTCAAGCTCCGAACTCGCCGTGACTGCCTGCATGGCCATCATGCTGTTCGTGGGCACAGCAGCGAACTTCCTGATTCCCCTGTACATGCAGATTGTGCAGGGAAGATCCAGCATTGAAACCTCGTTCTCGATCATTCCTTACACGTTGTCCATCTTCCTCGCGAGCACCTTTGTGGCGTTCCTGTACGACAAATTCCCGCCACGTACCATCGCCCAAGGTGGCTTTGTGGTGGTTGCGGGCGCGCTTGTACTGCTCGCCTTCACCATCCGCAACGACTGGGGGCAGCTCTTTGTGGTGTTGGGCCTGATCCTCCTGGGGCTCGGCCAAGGCGCGATCGTCGCTTTGGTGTTCAACACGCTTCTCAGCGCGGTTCCGCGCGAGTTGGCCGGCGACGTCGGAGCCTGGCGTGGGCTTGTCCATAACCTTTCCGGAAGCGTGGGCATAGCGGTGGCGAGCGCGTTCGCCGTCGGAATGCTGTCCAGCTTGATCGCCACCGGCGCCGCGGAGCATCCCGAGGTGTCCCAGGAGTTGATCTATAAGGTGAACGTCAACGAGGCGGACTTCCTCACCAATGCCCAGGTGGAGGGGGTTATCGGCGATCGCGTGAGCAGTCCGGGGGAGTTGGCGGCCGCGATTGAAGTCAACGAAGAAGCGCGTCTGCGGGCCCTGCAGATTTCCCTCCTGGGGTTGTCCGGCCTTGCCTTGCTGGCCATTGTCCCGGCGGGGCGCATGCCGGGCCGGATGAAGGGCGACCTGCCTGAGCAGCTTGAACCCGATGACCCGGATGCCATTCCGGAGCCGGATCTGCCCGCGGACCGTGCGGTCACAGCGGTCTCGGCAACACCAGACCAAGCACCAACAGAACGGGTAAAACGGTGA
- a CDS encoding LuxR C-terminal-related transcriptional regulator, producing the protein MDDQGGTRPDLLSLKPTPAPGPPLALLARSRLTAKLDGPAGIVLMCAPAGYGKTVLLKQWLEGQRHNVAWLTPNQHNRNALWPAMLQTLRRCPAIPPGALQLFSGTEQDPVEVLGELARILSATGTTIRLVIDGVDGIDPDERDYWIPALLNQVSQFNQVSQFNQVSQFNQVSQFNQVSQFNQVSQFNQVSQPIQLALAYRDNTAVDPGPARLSGRVVELGTKDLAFTMDDINVLAVKTTTLMGMPQLRELFRQTAGWPACVVLALRYLREAANPDVPLGDLAANNRQLADFLDHQIIRDLSCEERHVLSSTSVCRVVVAAQASTLAGNRNAGLVLSGLADDRGIVESAGSGRSVFLVHPLIRAHFRADLARKQPDELIRYSRIAARWHEHAGDPVAALRHAMDSSDHGLIGDILEQHGAALLGSGEVIHVRRAIAALPDSLFTVSPKLCVVAALAHVESRQPTTASRYMAVANRNRSDDSPPELRELQALAKARLSWFSDGWEEQDPKATVEYAALTFSRHSDVRIEAKMVTVTAALVEGNYGTAENEASAALIEATEAGNAYLAGKVYLKLAATYSMQGRLRRASEFLHLAEENLPAQMWTAGAGRSTGSLMHASAALLRAEPRKALEFTSAGLAELGQLGSSSKGVGGAMRATLEIITACAHLDSGDRRNALEGLRQARLRIGRDHVFAQPLAASIAVIEHSAALALGHADHAREVLDWAEDLIPGTGELCLLRAQGPAGISRFDAATDRLKPLHTGAVKPLLEWTKLHVNVLECSMALRTGRRTLAGKLLDEAFHLAGELDVLRPLAIAPQEVIGLLMERVGAYGPHEALAQRVLSLRPPTDARRAQSLTPREREVLSLLPSHLSQEQMAAELHLSVNTVKTHVRIIYSKLGAGSRHDAVAAAYKGGYLP; encoded by the coding sequence GTGGACGACCAAGGTGGTACCCGCCCGGACCTCTTGAGCCTGAAGCCAACCCCGGCCCCTGGGCCGCCTTTGGCCCTCCTGGCTCGCTCCCGACTCACGGCCAAACTTGATGGCCCGGCCGGTATCGTCCTGATGTGCGCTCCCGCGGGGTACGGAAAAACAGTCCTCTTGAAGCAGTGGCTGGAAGGTCAACGGCACAACGTTGCATGGCTCACCCCCAACCAACACAACCGGAATGCCCTGTGGCCCGCCATGTTGCAGACGCTGCGGCGGTGCCCTGCCATTCCGCCCGGCGCACTGCAGCTCTTCTCCGGAACAGAACAGGATCCCGTGGAGGTACTGGGAGAACTGGCCCGGATATTGAGCGCCACCGGCACCACCATCCGTCTGGTGATTGACGGCGTGGACGGTATTGATCCGGATGAACGGGACTACTGGATACCGGCCCTGCTAAACCAAGTGAGCCAGTTCAACCAGGTGAGCCAGTTCAACCAAGTGAGCCAGTTCAACCAAGTGAGCCAGTTCAACCAAGTGAGCCAGTTCAACCAAGTGAGCCAGTTCAACCAAGTGAGCCAGCCGATCCAGTTGGCGTTGGCATACCGGGACAACACAGCGGTTGATCCCGGACCTGCCCGTCTTAGTGGCCGCGTGGTTGAGTTGGGCACCAAGGACCTCGCGTTCACCATGGATGACATCAATGTCCTGGCCGTGAAAACCACCACTCTGATGGGGATGCCTCAACTGCGTGAGCTTTTCAGGCAGACCGCAGGGTGGCCGGCTTGTGTGGTGCTTGCGTTGCGTTACTTGCGCGAAGCCGCCAACCCTGACGTCCCCTTGGGAGACCTCGCAGCCAACAACCGGCAGCTCGCTGATTTCCTGGATCACCAGATCATCCGGGATCTTTCCTGTGAAGAGCGGCACGTCCTTTCCAGCACCAGTGTCTGCCGCGTGGTTGTTGCCGCGCAGGCCAGCACCCTTGCCGGCAACCGGAATGCGGGGCTGGTCCTCTCCGGCCTGGCTGATGACAGGGGAATTGTGGAGTCGGCAGGCAGCGGGCGGAGCGTCTTCCTGGTCCACCCCTTGATCCGCGCACATTTCAGGGCCGATTTGGCTCGCAAGCAGCCTGACGAACTGATCCGCTACAGCCGGATTGCGGCGCGCTGGCATGAGCACGCCGGTGACCCTGTTGCGGCGCTCAGGCACGCAATGGACTCCTCGGATCACGGTCTGATCGGAGACATCCTTGAACAGCATGGCGCAGCACTTTTGGGATCAGGTGAAGTGATTCATGTCCGCCGCGCGATCGCGGCGTTGCCCGATTCCCTGTTTACCGTGAGCCCCAAGCTCTGCGTGGTTGCCGCGTTGGCGCACGTGGAGAGCCGGCAGCCCACCACGGCTTCGCGCTACATGGCGGTGGCAAACCGCAACCGGAGCGATGATTCGCCTCCCGAGCTCCGCGAATTGCAGGCGTTGGCGAAAGCGCGCCTGTCCTGGTTCAGCGACGGGTGGGAGGAACAAGACCCTAAGGCCACCGTGGAATACGCCGCCCTCACTTTTTCACGGCACAGCGATGTTCGTATCGAAGCGAAAATGGTGACGGTCACGGCCGCACTGGTGGAGGGGAATTATGGAACAGCGGAGAACGAAGCTTCCGCAGCCCTGATCGAAGCCACCGAGGCAGGTAACGCCTACCTCGCCGGCAAGGTCTACCTCAAACTCGCCGCAACGTACTCTATGCAGGGCCGCCTCCGCCGTGCCAGTGAATTCCTGCACCTCGCGGAGGAGAATCTGCCAGCACAGATGTGGACGGCCGGGGCGGGCCGGTCTACCGGATCCCTAATGCATGCCTCGGCTGCGCTGCTGCGCGCTGAACCGAGGAAAGCCCTGGAGTTCACGTCGGCAGGCCTGGCTGAACTCGGACAGCTCGGTTCTTCTTCCAAAGGGGTGGGAGGCGCCATGCGCGCCACCCTGGAAATTATCACAGCATGCGCGCATCTGGATTCCGGCGACAGGCGCAACGCGCTTGAGGGATTGCGCCAGGCCCGGTTGCGTATCGGCAGGGACCACGTCTTTGCCCAGCCACTGGCCGCTTCCATCGCCGTCATTGAGCACTCGGCTGCATTGGCACTGGGACATGCTGACCATGCCCGTGAGGTGTTGGACTGGGCGGAAGACTTGATTCCAGGTACGGGTGAGCTTTGCCTCCTGCGCGCCCAGGGACCCGCCGGGATCAGCCGCTTTGATGCCGCCACGGATCGCCTCAAACCCCTGCACACCGGCGCGGTGAAACCGCTCCTGGAATGGACCAAGCTCCACGTCAACGTTCTGGAATGCTCCATGGCCCTGAGAACCGGACGGCGGACGCTGGCCGGCAAGCTTCTGGACGAAGCCTTCCATCTGGCCGGTGAACTGGACGTTCTCAGGCCATTGGCCATAGCTCCCCAGGAAGTGATCGGTCTCTTGATGGAAAGAGTGGGTGCCTACGGTCCCCACGAGGCTCTGGCTCAGCGCGTGCTTTCCTTGCGTCCGCCCACCGACGCCCGGCGAGCGCAGTCGCTAACGCCCCGGGAACGGGAAGTCCTCAGCCTCCTTCCGTCGCACTTGTCGCAGGAACAGATGGCAGCGGAATTGCATCTGTCCGTGAACACTGTGAAGACGCACGTTCGCATTATCTATTCGAAGCTGGGAGCCGGTTCACGGCATGACGCCGTGGCCGCAGCCTACAAGGGTGGATACTTGCCCTAG
- a CDS encoding DedA family protein — MRRLDEARERGFTMQAFRDIMSAADSGWVYPLGAIFVAVSAIFPPIPTTSLFVALGALSATYNVPNGFLLAAAMLAGAVAGDLGVYELVRRRDMANWKILRGPRTQKALHASRERLAKHAASWVLTSRFVPMGRLTMNVASAITPVPRGRFILYSAAAGVLWSAYSVGIGALSGLLPGLSPELAVVIAIAFSLLLGRAISAGVTWYLQLDD, encoded by the coding sequence GTGAGACGCTTGGACGAGGCCCGGGAGAGGGGTTTCACCATGCAGGCTTTCAGGGACATCATGAGTGCCGCGGACTCCGGATGGGTCTACCCGCTGGGGGCGATTTTTGTTGCAGTCTCGGCCATCTTCCCGCCAATCCCCACTACGTCATTGTTCGTTGCTTTGGGGGCACTGTCCGCTACCTACAACGTTCCCAACGGCTTCCTGCTGGCGGCAGCCATGTTGGCCGGGGCCGTGGCCGGCGATCTGGGCGTCTATGAGTTGGTCAGGCGCCGCGATATGGCCAACTGGAAGATCCTCCGGGGTCCCCGCACCCAAAAGGCCCTGCACGCTTCCCGGGAGCGCCTGGCCAAGCATGCAGCCTCGTGGGTCCTGACGTCCAGATTCGTTCCCATGGGGCGGCTGACTATGAATGTGGCCAGTGCCATCACCCCGGTTCCGCGGGGCAGGTTCATCCTGTATTCAGCGGCCGCAGGGGTCCTCTGGTCTGCGTACTCCGTGGGCATTGGGGCCCTCTCGGGACTTCTGCCGGGGCTGTCCCCGGAGCTGGCTGTGGTCATTGCCATAGCGTTTTCCCTGCTGCTGGGCCGGGCCATCAGCGCCGGAGTGACGTGGTACCTCCAGCTCGATGACTGA